Proteins encoded in a region of the uncultured Paludibaculum sp. genome:
- a CDS encoding alpha-L-arabinofuranosidase: MSGQGIDRRAFVRALPALGSAAATQAAQTGAVGTLVIDPTPLFDISPWLYMQFMEPLGATDSSVEAAWDYDKDDWRLDFVEATRDLAPDVVRFGGLYSRHYKWREGIGPASKRPSIRNYFWGGKETNRVGTHEFVDYCRRVGAEPLYCVNFLADGEQRFHNTPEGDRTADAREAADWVSYANDPGNAERRKNGAANPLNIRLWQIGNETSYGEATFSREQSIQHTIEFARAMRQRDPSIQLIGWGDRHKKTEDLWAGELLKQAGEHIDMVAIHLMGQSPKRPDTVLKGLRYQKEPERAWEELLELSNNVETRVKELEDVIIASGLKKGIAVTEGHLSLAPHNANPILAEWLTAAYHARSLNIYQRHGALVKIATAADFQGNRWTVNALTLQTPRGITYPMPVGSIARLFKRYNGKQGVAVSSAPSGLDIAASRADNRIYLHVANLNYRGSVEAAFAVKGKAIQGGRVVAIAPDDLRQYVGLDQPGAFKPKETALAAGPAPKWTFPAGSVSAVELELSVV; the protein is encoded by the coding sequence ATGTCCGGTCAAGGAATCGATCGCCGAGCATTCGTTCGCGCCCTCCCCGCGTTGGGTAGCGCTGCCGCGACTCAGGCCGCACAAACAGGCGCAGTGGGCACGCTGGTAATTGACCCCACGCCTCTGTTCGACATCTCGCCCTGGCTCTACATGCAGTTCATGGAGCCGCTCGGGGCCACCGACAGCAGTGTCGAAGCCGCCTGGGACTATGACAAGGACGACTGGCGCCTGGACTTTGTCGAAGCCACGCGCGACCTCGCCCCCGATGTGGTCCGTTTCGGCGGGCTCTACTCGCGCCACTACAAATGGCGCGAAGGTATTGGTCCAGCCTCGAAGCGGCCCTCCATCCGCAACTACTTCTGGGGCGGCAAGGAGACCAACCGCGTCGGTACCCACGAGTTTGTCGACTATTGCCGACGTGTCGGAGCCGAGCCGCTTTACTGCGTCAACTTCCTGGCCGATGGCGAGCAGCGCTTCCACAACACACCGGAAGGCGACCGCACCGCCGATGCACGCGAGGCCGCCGACTGGGTCTCCTACGCAAACGACCCCGGCAATGCTGAGCGCAGGAAGAACGGCGCCGCCAATCCGCTCAACATCCGGCTCTGGCAGATCGGCAACGAAACATCCTATGGGGAGGCGACCTTTAGCCGCGAGCAGTCCATCCAGCACACCATCGAGTTCGCGCGGGCCATGCGGCAGCGCGATCCCTCGATCCAACTCATCGGTTGGGGCGATCGCCACAAGAAGACCGAGGACCTGTGGGCTGGTGAGCTGTTGAAACAGGCTGGCGAACACATCGACATGGTCGCCATCCACCTGATGGGTCAGAGCCCCAAGCGGCCTGACACCGTACTGAAGGGCCTCCGCTACCAGAAGGAACCCGAGCGCGCTTGGGAGGAGCTGCTGGAACTCTCAAACAACGTGGAGACCCGCGTGAAGGAGCTGGAGGACGTCATTATTGCGTCAGGACTGAAGAAGGGCATCGCGGTCACCGAAGGCCACCTGAGCCTGGCGCCGCACAACGCAAACCCGATCCTGGCCGAGTGGCTCACCGCCGCCTATCACGCCCGATCGCTGAACATCTATCAACGCCACGGCGCGTTGGTGAAGATCGCCACCGCCGCCGACTTTCAGGGCAATCGCTGGACCGTGAACGCGCTAACTCTGCAGACTCCGCGAGGCATCACGTATCCGATGCCGGTGGGCTCCATCGCCCGTTTGTTCAAGAGGTACAACGGCAAGCAGGGCGTCGCCGTGTCGAGCGCTCCATCCGGACTGGACATCGCTGCCAGCCGCGCGGACAACCGCATCTACCTGCATGTGGCGAACCTGAATTACCGCGGGTCGGTCGAAGCGGCGTTCGCGGTGAAGGGCAAGGCGATTCAAGGCGGACGTGTGGTCGCAATCGCTCCGGATGATCTGCGCCAATATGTTGGCCTGGATCAGCCGGGCGCTTTCAAACCCAAGGAGACCGCGCTCGCCGCGGGGCCCGCACCGAAGTGGACGTTCCCGGCCGGCTCCGTGTCCGCCGTGGAACTCGAATTGAGTGTGGTGTAG
- a CDS encoding response regulator transcription factor: protein MMVESHPSRPEQPIRLFIVDDHALFREGLIRLLASDETLQVAGAAGSAETALESIPKISPDVLILDYDLGESTAVHLLEQLRARRFTGRTLLVTAGLPDSEALLLIREGVSGIFHKHQSPEALHRCIREVAAGRILIEQEYLRTLVQSGTAAPAVPATRLTERDKQILRCLLEGLSNKEIASQLQISESAVKASLQQLFAKTEVRTRSQLVRLALEQFFDEIQR from the coding sequence ATGATGGTGGAGTCCCACCCATCGCGGCCGGAGCAGCCGATTCGCTTGTTCATCGTGGATGACCACGCCCTCTTCCGGGAGGGACTCATCCGGCTGCTGGCCTCCGACGAGACTCTTCAGGTGGCCGGTGCCGCCGGTTCGGCGGAGACTGCCCTCGAATCGATTCCCAAGATATCGCCGGATGTACTGATCCTGGACTACGACTTGGGCGAGAGCACCGCCGTGCATCTCCTGGAGCAGCTGCGCGCGCGGAGGTTCACAGGCAGGACACTCCTCGTCACCGCGGGCCTGCCCGATAGCGAAGCGCTGCTGCTCATCCGGGAAGGCGTCTCCGGAATTTTCCACAAGCACCAGTCACCCGAAGCCCTGCACCGTTGCATTCGCGAGGTCGCGGCCGGTCGCATTCTGATCGAGCAGGAGTACCTTCGCACCCTGGTGCAGTCCGGCACCGCCGCTCCGGCGGTTCCAGCCACGCGCCTCACCGAGAGGGACAAGCAGATACTGCGATGCTTGCTGGAAGGCCTGTCCAACAAGGAGATCGCCAGCCAGTTGCAGATCTCTGAGAGCGCCGTGAAGGCCTCACTCCAGCAACTCTTCGCAAAGACCGAGGTGCGGACCAGAAGCCAACTCGTACGCCTCGCCCTGGAGCAGTTCTTTGATGAGATCCAACGCTAG
- a CDS encoding ATP-binding protein has translation MPLAAVLVAILVLFEWRSKLDVSLGIFYVFPIAVAATALSRWQIFAVAVICAFLRGLFTPQYTGLEFLLRYTMALFAYAGVGLLIFEMSRNRRIVIAHYARLKLEQELRRRAEEQLRILAESSPAAILTLDHDGKVIAANRAAHDIFAVTTPGTLMDRDIGGLVPTLGSAVKLHAGQRQVRTSAWTWAKRADGTVFPIATWFSTYGDGPDHHLAAIVVDVSEEVRDREMENFRHVLSYNRLLAGAVSHEIRNLCSAASMVASNLGRRPDVAADADFQALNQLIGGLTKLASFELAKNVMARSASLGAVLDNLRVVVETDWREIDGQIEWLLPPNLPEVQADSHGLLQIFLNLAQNSLRAVEGSAARTLRIEVDLKDDVVRICFIDSGPGVAQPETLFHPFRSGSDGSGLGLYISRALARSFSGDLIHVPQTSGCRFDLTLKPVRRLNDGGVPPIAAGAADSLVHRG, from the coding sequence GTGCCGCTCGCGGCTGTCCTCGTGGCGATTCTGGTCCTTTTCGAGTGGCGTTCCAAGCTCGACGTATCACTCGGAATCTTCTACGTCTTTCCTATCGCCGTCGCGGCCACGGCCTTAAGCCGTTGGCAGATCTTTGCCGTAGCAGTGATCTGCGCCTTCCTGCGTGGGCTCTTCACCCCGCAGTACACGGGACTGGAGTTCCTGCTGCGCTACACCATGGCCCTTTTTGCCTATGCCGGGGTGGGCCTGCTCATCTTTGAGATGAGCCGCAACCGGCGGATCGTGATCGCCCACTACGCGCGGTTGAAGTTGGAACAGGAGTTGCGGCGTCGCGCGGAAGAGCAGCTCAGAATTCTGGCCGAAAGCAGCCCGGCCGCGATCCTCACGCTGGATCACGACGGGAAGGTCATCGCCGCCAACCGGGCCGCCCACGACATCTTTGCGGTAACTACCCCGGGCACGCTGATGGACCGTGACATCGGCGGACTGGTGCCCACGCTGGGCAGCGCGGTGAAACTGCATGCCGGACAGCGCCAAGTCCGAACCTCTGCCTGGACATGGGCCAAACGCGCCGACGGCACCGTGTTCCCCATCGCCACCTGGTTTTCCACCTATGGCGATGGGCCGGACCATCACCTGGCGGCAATCGTCGTGGACGTGTCCGAGGAGGTCCGCGATCGCGAGATGGAGAACTTCCGCCATGTGCTGAGTTACAATCGCCTGCTCGCCGGCGCCGTCTCGCACGAAATCCGGAATTTATGCTCTGCCGCGTCCATGGTGGCGTCGAATCTGGGCCGGCGTCCGGACGTCGCGGCCGACGCCGATTTTCAGGCGCTCAACCAACTGATCGGCGGCCTGACGAAGCTGGCCTCGTTTGAGCTGGCGAAGAACGTGATGGCTCGATCGGCCTCGCTTGGAGCGGTCCTGGACAACCTGCGCGTCGTCGTGGAGACGGATTGGCGGGAGATCGACGGGCAGATCGAATGGCTACTGCCGCCCAACCTACCCGAAGTGCAGGCCGATTCACATGGCCTGCTGCAGATCTTTCTCAACCTCGCGCAGAACTCCTTGCGAGCCGTGGAAGGCAGCGCGGCGAGGACCCTCAGAATTGAGGTGGACCTGAAGGACGATGTGGTCAGGATCTGTTTCATCGACTCCGGACCGGGCGTAGCCCAGCCGGAAACCCTATTTCACCCCTTCCGCTCGGGCTCCGATGGCTCAGGGCTGGGGCTGTACATTTCCCGGGCACTGGCCCGTAGTTTTTCGGGTGACCTCATCCACGTCCCGCAGACCTCAGGCTGCCGCTTTGACCTGACACTAAAACCGGTAAGGAGACTGAATGATGGTGGAGTCCCACCCATCGCGGCCGGAGCAGCCGATTCGCTTGTTCATCGTGGATGA
- a CDS encoding bestrophin family ion channel has product MIVRDHLPLKRIWPQVSQRLLLLLLFDVSISVLYTVGGFTFLAIPSIPLAPMAGALSIFLAFRTNSAYGRWWEARTLWGGLVNSSRTFARQTLTLIDGNADDLACASDLRNRLVRLQISFVRALRCHLRRQNPFPELERLLPQEVTSRLRGHTNVPSAILLESGTVLRRAKEEGRLDSFRWVALESTLTELTNILGGCERIKNTPLPRQHDYFPRILVMAFCLMLPFALVEGLRMLTPIASTLISFILVALDTVGREIEAPFDNTVHDTPMTSLSRTIEINLFQQLGERCVPAEVHPVDGFVY; this is encoded by the coding sequence ATGATTGTTCGCGACCACCTTCCACTCAAGCGAATCTGGCCGCAGGTATCGCAGCGGCTGTTACTGCTTCTCCTGTTCGACGTCTCCATCAGCGTGCTCTACACCGTTGGAGGCTTCACTTTCCTGGCGATCCCGTCCATCCCCCTGGCTCCTATGGCAGGGGCGTTGAGTATCTTCCTGGCGTTTCGAACCAACTCGGCGTATGGCCGATGGTGGGAGGCGCGCACATTATGGGGTGGTTTGGTGAACAGTTCCCGGACGTTTGCCAGACAGACCCTGACGTTGATCGACGGCAATGCGGATGATCTGGCCTGCGCCTCCGACCTGCGCAATCGGCTGGTGCGCCTGCAGATCAGTTTTGTGCGTGCGCTACGTTGCCACCTGCGGCGGCAGAATCCGTTCCCCGAACTTGAGCGGCTGCTCCCGCAGGAGGTCACCAGTCGACTGCGTGGTCATACCAACGTGCCGTCCGCGATTCTGCTGGAATCGGGCACGGTGTTGCGTCGGGCGAAAGAGGAGGGCCGCCTCGACTCTTTCCGATGGGTCGCGCTGGAGAGTACGCTTACGGAACTGACCAACATCCTGGGCGGTTGCGAGCGCATCAAGAACACACCGCTGCCGCGTCAGCACGACTACTTTCCGCGCATCCTCGTCATGGCGTTCTGCCTGATGCTGCCGTTTGCCCTGGTCGAGGGTCTGCGTATGTTGACGCCCATCGCATCGACCTTGATCAGCTTCATCCTCGTGGCGCTCGACACGGTGGGACGCGAGATCGAGGCGCCGTTTGACAACACGGTTCACGACACACCAATGACCAGTCTATCGAGGACCATAGAGATCAACCTGTTTCAACAACTGGGCGAGCGCTGTGTGCCCGCCGAAGTCCACCCCGTCGACGGCTTCGTTTACTAG
- a CDS encoding universal stress protein, whose amino-acid sequence MRNQFGRRLLFPTSFSDACFRTTPVLSEWMDDPDARLTLLHVYDAKKNGRREIERQLQSFFAEADQYGRCERVLLAGDPKTQILEHCRRHRYDLLFLPASEPTGFPRIGHRSLRASLLREGHVPVWTNSDFSRSGALRQSPKNVAYVMTNEPDWKEHCVEAAAAAARWNSVFHVIYIFPVPDVDDGTLASDLFTGRETGPLEALRAIVSRLPVTFKVHTSTGHERFEVRRLLKDAHADIAFISSTRAMTRGLFGLRMSPILNSVQCQFVCFPDNPRPEVLEQPRLVDQLALPDAG is encoded by the coding sequence ATGAGGAATCAATTTGGGAGACGTCTGCTCTTTCCCACGAGCTTTTCCGATGCCTGTTTCCGCACGACGCCCGTACTCTCTGAGTGGATGGACGACCCCGACGCGCGGCTGACGCTGCTGCACGTCTACGACGCGAAGAAGAACGGGCGGCGGGAGATCGAGCGGCAGTTGCAGTCGTTCTTCGCCGAGGCCGATCAGTATGGCCGCTGCGAGCGTGTGCTGTTGGCCGGAGATCCGAAAACACAGATTCTGGAGCATTGCCGGCGGCACCGGTACGACCTGTTGTTCCTGCCCGCGTCGGAGCCCACGGGGTTCCCGCGGATCGGGCACCGGTCGCTGCGGGCGAGCCTCCTACGAGAGGGGCACGTGCCGGTCTGGACGAACTCCGACTTTTCGCGGAGCGGCGCGCTGAGGCAGTCGCCGAAGAATGTCGCCTACGTGATGACGAACGAGCCGGACTGGAAGGAGCACTGCGTGGAGGCCGCGGCGGCGGCGGCGCGCTGGAATTCCGTATTCCACGTCATCTACATATTCCCGGTGCCCGATGTGGATGACGGTACGCTGGCGAGCGACCTGTTCACCGGCCGGGAAACGGGTCCGCTGGAGGCGCTGCGGGCGATCGTCTCGCGGTTGCCCGTGACTTTCAAGGTGCACACCTCGACGGGCCACGAGCGGTTTGAGGTACGGCGGCTGCTGAAGGACGCCCACGCCGACATTGCCTTCATCAGCAGCACTCGGGCGATGACGCGGGGGCTATTCGGTTTGCGGATGAGCCCGATCCTCAACTCCGTCCAGTGCCAGTTTGTGTGCTTCCCGGACAATCCGAGACCGGAAGTGCTGGAGCAACCCAGGTTGGTGGACCAGCTGGCCTTGCCGGATGCGGGCTAG
- a CDS encoding aldolase/citrate lyase family protein encodes MKNRFRKALLDRTPTFGAWIQMGHPAIAEVFGRVGFDWIAVDLEHGVIDLESTAGLFRAIERYDAVPVARLPFNDPIWIKRVLDAGAGGLIIPMVNSQAEARAAMDQAKYPPLGRRGYGYSRSNSHGLDFTPYIQEANKEIAIVMQIEHRDGIEALDGILDVPGVDGAFIGPLDLSGSFGKTGQLDCPEMVQALSTFRSSCNSRGIAAGMHLVHPTPQNIGQALDDGYTMIALGVDNTLLAGAAQAALASAHSAISSAASPAR; translated from the coding sequence ATGAAGAACCGTTTTCGCAAAGCACTGCTCGACCGCACGCCCACCTTCGGCGCCTGGATTCAGATGGGCCATCCGGCCATCGCCGAGGTCTTCGGCCGCGTGGGTTTCGACTGGATCGCTGTGGATCTCGAGCACGGCGTCATCGACCTGGAGTCGACCGCCGGCCTGTTTCGCGCCATCGAGCGCTATGACGCGGTGCCCGTCGCCCGCCTCCCCTTCAACGACCCCATCTGGATCAAACGCGTTCTGGACGCCGGGGCGGGTGGACTCATCATCCCCATGGTGAACTCACAGGCCGAAGCGCGGGCCGCCATGGACCAGGCCAAGTACCCTCCGCTGGGGCGCCGCGGCTATGGTTATAGCCGGTCGAATTCGCACGGCCTCGACTTCACCCCATACATCCAGGAAGCGAACAAGGAGATCGCCATCGTGATGCAGATCGAGCACCGCGATGGGATTGAGGCACTGGATGGGATCCTCGACGTGCCGGGCGTCGACGGAGCCTTCATCGGCCCGCTCGACCTCAGCGGCTCGTTCGGCAAGACCGGCCAGCTCGACTGCCCGGAGATGGTGCAGGCCTTGAGCACCTTCCGCTCGTCCTGCAACAGCCGCGGCATCGCGGCGGGGATGCACCTGGTGCATCCCACGCCCCAAAACATCGGCCAAGCCCTGGACGACGGCTACACCATGATCGCCCTGGGCGTCGACAACACGCTGCTGGCCGGCGCGGCCCAGGCAGCCCTGGCCTCCGCGCACTCGGCCATCTCTTCAGCAGCGTCCCCTGCACGCTAG
- a CDS encoding sialidase family protein: MIQRRSFLALPLATCLQAVEDPPWAVSKPDLKVYIPEKPGGADNTNQHFQVVALPDGAFLAIWTQGAGENAPNHRIVSSRSTDQGHTWSTPIEVDGPQPGDARMVGVASWAFPIVAPKLKRVYCVYNKNIGIQDVRPADTGALRIKWSEDGGQTWSREFHDYPVGRTDFSHPDPKIPETWIVYQNPLYAADGRVIAGFTRWASKAADPDPRNWGRNTEVAFLSFDNILREKDLAKLQVTTYPKGPGIRLYAEPEPKKSIIQEPTLHALKDGRMLCVMRTYTGKVYFALSPDGARTWGTPRPLCYEPEGQPILNPIAPCPLYRVGDGRFLLVFFNNDGGPSGPGAWLKNRTPAWYTVGREVPNHPVQPIHFGKPRILVDNHAEPLGTEKRTEIATYTSYFESRGKRYLWYPDRKHYLLGRFITDEMLDACDPGKKS; the protein is encoded by the coding sequence ATGATCCAACGCCGCTCCTTCCTGGCCCTTCCGTTGGCCACCTGTCTACAGGCCGTCGAAGACCCACCCTGGGCCGTCTCCAAGCCCGACCTGAAGGTCTACATTCCGGAGAAACCCGGCGGCGCCGACAATACGAATCAGCACTTCCAGGTAGTCGCCCTGCCCGACGGCGCATTCCTCGCCATCTGGACCCAGGGCGCCGGCGAAAACGCTCCGAATCACCGCATTGTCAGCAGCCGTTCGACGGATCAGGGCCACACCTGGTCCACCCCTATCGAAGTCGACGGCCCCCAACCCGGCGATGCGCGCATGGTCGGCGTAGCCAGTTGGGCGTTCCCCATCGTCGCCCCCAAGTTGAAGCGCGTCTACTGCGTCTACAACAAGAACATCGGCATCCAGGACGTCCGTCCCGCCGACACCGGAGCCCTGCGCATCAAGTGGTCCGAGGACGGCGGCCAGACCTGGAGCCGCGAATTCCACGACTACCCCGTCGGCCGCACCGACTTCAGCCACCCCGACCCCAAAATCCCCGAGACCTGGATCGTCTATCAGAACCCGCTCTACGCCGCGGACGGCCGCGTCATCGCCGGCTTCACCCGCTGGGCCAGCAAGGCCGCGGATCCCGATCCTCGCAACTGGGGCCGCAATACCGAAGTCGCCTTCCTGTCCTTCGACAACATCCTGCGCGAGAAGGACCTTGCCAAGCTCCAGGTGACCACCTACCCCAAAGGCCCGGGCATCCGGCTCTACGCCGAACCGGAGCCAAAGAAGAGCATCATCCAGGAGCCGACGCTGCACGCCCTGAAGGACGGCCGCATGCTCTGCGTCATGCGGACTTATACCGGCAAGGTCTACTTCGCGCTCTCCCCCGACGGCGCCCGCACCTGGGGCACCCCGCGCCCGCTCTGTTACGAACCGGAAGGCCAACCGATCCTGAACCCCATCGCCCCCTGCCCGCTCTATCGCGTGGGCGACGGCCGCTTCCTGCTCGTCTTTTTCAACAACGACGGCGGACCCTCGGGGCCCGGAGCCTGGCTGAAGAACCGTACGCCCGCCTGGTACACGGTGGGCCGGGAAGTGCCTAACCACCCCGTACAACCTATCCACTTCGGGAAGCCGCGCATCCTTGTGGACAACCACGCCGAACCGCTCGGCACCGAGAAACGCACCGAAATCGCCACCTACACCAGCTACTTCGAGTCCAGGGGCAAGCGCTATCTCTGGTACCCCGACCGCAAGCATTACCTGCTGGGCAGATTCATCACCGACGAAATGCTGGACGCCTGTGACCCCGGGAAAAAGTCATGA
- a CDS encoding NAD(P)-dependent oxidoreductase: MRPILVTEPEFTKATQIFQSSGVTCSPSAPSEADLCAAIQQHNARHAIVGIHTYRSSLYEALQPGSVLARFGVGHDGIDKTRATRAGILCTNTPGVLNESVAEHTISLLLAAARHTTRVAAAMSNRLWAPVGGRELRGKTLAIIGCGPIGSAVARIATAAFDMRVLGVIQHTAPPEPGYFTKLTNDPVQALSQADFVSLHIPATPANAHFMNQQRLALLPPGAWLINTARGAVVDESAVYDALVQGTLAGAALDVFETEPYVPVDPDKDLRTLPNTVLTPHIGSNTADANARMAQQALHNIILAEAGAFEQMNLLNPEVLKTLPRHGNV, translated from the coding sequence GTGCGACCAATACTCGTCACTGAACCCGAGTTCACCAAAGCAACCCAAATCTTCCAATCCTCCGGCGTCACCTGCAGCCCATCCGCCCCCTCCGAAGCCGACCTCTGCGCCGCCATCCAGCAACACAACGCTCGCCACGCCATCGTCGGCATCCACACCTACCGCTCTTCCTTATATGAGGCGTTGCAGCCCGGATCCGTCCTCGCTCGCTTCGGAGTCGGCCACGACGGCATCGACAAGACCCGGGCCACCCGTGCGGGCATCCTCTGCACCAACACCCCGGGCGTCCTAAACGAATCGGTAGCCGAGCACACCATCTCGCTGCTCCTCGCCGCCGCCCGCCACACGACACGTGTCGCCGCCGCCATGTCCAACCGCTTGTGGGCCCCGGTCGGTGGACGCGAACTGCGCGGCAAGACCCTCGCCATCATCGGCTGCGGACCCATTGGATCCGCCGTAGCCCGCATCGCCACCGCCGCCTTCGACATGCGCGTCCTCGGCGTCATCCAGCACACCGCGCCGCCCGAGCCCGGCTACTTCACGAAACTCACGAACGACCCCGTCCAGGCCCTCTCCCAAGCCGACTTCGTGAGCCTCCACATCCCAGCCACGCCGGCCAACGCCCACTTCATGAACCAGCAGCGCCTCGCGCTGCTCCCACCCGGAGCCTGGCTCATCAATACCGCCCGAGGTGCGGTGGTGGACGAATCCGCTGTCTACGACGCTCTCGTGCAAGGCACGTTGGCCGGTGCTGCCCTCGATGTCTTCGAAACGGAACCGTATGTCCCCGTAGATCCGGATAAGGACCTGCGCACACTGCCGAATACCGTCCTCACACCACACATCGGCAGCAACACCGCCGACGCGAATGCTCGTATGGCGCAGCAAGCCCTGCACAACATCATCCTGGCGGAAGCGGGCGCATTCGAACAGATGAATCTCCTCAATCCCGAGGTGCTCAAGACGCTGCCCCGTCACGGCAACGTGTAA
- a CDS encoding GntR family transcriptional regulator has protein sequence MNSFAGNLTEQVYTTIRNRILRGELRFGTGLSRRVLAEELGVSIVPVGDALQRLESDGLVESRPRVGTRVRIPTARSIRGHYILREALETQAARIFAEKASPEEKDEIVRMAHQLDALHVLQIPEDDSGRDRLFEIHRFHMRFHMRIAECTGCDELCQAVEKNQVLIFNWLYDTALGNQPPPAAWHSQLAEVLITGGPEQADAAMRRHTRYRMEEVLAQMEPYFGWNESHVQTFSKRSRRHGQPQAATAPETPASSEGVE, from the coding sequence ATGAACTCCTTTGCCGGCAATCTGACCGAACAAGTCTATACGACCATCCGCAACCGGATCCTGCGTGGTGAGCTACGGTTTGGGACAGGGCTTTCGCGCCGTGTGCTGGCTGAAGAGCTGGGTGTCAGCATCGTCCCTGTGGGTGACGCCCTGCAAAGGCTTGAAAGCGATGGGCTTGTGGAGAGCCGGCCGCGGGTTGGAACGCGCGTGCGCATCCCAACGGCACGTTCGATCCGGGGGCATTACATTCTGCGCGAGGCGTTGGAAACCCAGGCGGCCCGGATCTTTGCGGAGAAGGCGAGCCCCGAAGAGAAAGACGAAATCGTGCGCATGGCACACCAGCTCGACGCGCTGCATGTGCTTCAGATTCCCGAAGATGACTCCGGGCGAGACCGGCTGTTCGAGATCCACCGCTTTCACATGCGATTCCATATGCGGATCGCCGAGTGTACTGGCTGCGACGAACTGTGCCAGGCCGTTGAAAAAAATCAGGTTCTGATCTTCAACTGGCTCTATGACACAGCGCTGGGCAATCAACCGCCTCCGGCTGCCTGGCACTCGCAATTGGCGGAAGTGTTGATCACAGGCGGCCCGGAGCAGGCCGACGCGGCGATGCGGCGCCACACCCGCTATCGGATGGAAGAAGTGCTGGCCCAGATGGAGCCGTACTTCGGGTGGAACGAATCGCATGTCCAGACGTTCTCCAAGCGTTCGCGGCGCCATGGCCAGCCGCAGGCCGCCACCGCTCCAGAAACCCC